DNA from Castor canadensis chromosome 3, mCasCan1.hap1v2, whole genome shotgun sequence:
GGTTCTAATGTGAAGACCTTCAGTTTTAAACGATGGTTAAGTAAgggaactaatttttttttaaacagtgtagGCATATCAGGAATGTTCTGTAAGTCAAAGTCAGCCTGGAGGCTTCTAGTTTGTGACCTTGGGGAAGATGCACACTTAGGCCCTATGAAGGCCTAACGCCAAGTGACTTGTGACTGGGGACCACAAGTGACCATCATCTGGCCATTCAACCTGCCACAAAGTGCTGACAGGTATTAGTTCATTTAATCACCATCACAGGCCAGCAAGACAGGAATTATTTTTAACCTTACCCACCGCGTCTCTATAGAGAGACGAGAAGCTGAGGCTCACAGAATATGGGCAAGAGGACCCAAGTTGTCTCACTATGACCTTAAAGAGCAGAGGTATAGATCTGGCCTCATCCCCAAGGAATACCTGAGCACCAAGCAGCCCAAATGGCATGCTCTGGGGGCCCTTGCACTGTACTTAAAAGGAAGTACCAAGTCTAAGCACAAATGTTTCATACATATCTCAGACACTTAAGCTAAAGGTAActtcatacaatatttttagtatgcATAAAACAGAGTTTCAGAGCATGAAATTTTCTATTTGTGGTATTGTATAAATACTCAAAAGTTCTTGCAGTTTAGAGAATTTCAGTTTTCAGATTAGAGATACTCAATTTGTATTTATAGAAGCATGCCATGTcctgcaaaagcaaacaaacaaacaaattttaaaaactaaggaaGTCCCAAGATTCCTGTGCTTTCCAACAGGGATTGGACATCCTTGTCCCTCCCTGCTGTCCCTTGTACGCCACCTCCAGTTTGCTGGCAGGACATGTGGCTGCTGGGTAGAAGTGGCTGCAGCTGGCGCTCTGGAAGAGAGCATTTGCAGGACTCCTTCTGGTCTTCTCCCAGTCCTGTATGgccagggtttttgttttgttttttttccagagagcACATGGAGGGTCCTCTGTCCCCCCTCCCCAAGGTAGGGCGGAGTAGGCAGCTGCGGCAGATGTTCCTGGGCGGGCTGGCCAGCCCTAGTTCAGTGGCAGCCAAGAGCCTCTGCAGCCTGGGAATTCTGGGCTAATGCTCAGTCCTGGCATAGTCCCCTCTCTTGCTGACCCCTCCCGTCCAGGTCACTACAACAGATGCTGGGAACATATGCCATGAATTAATTCATTCCGGCAGAGCCACAGAGGAACAGCCTCTTCCTCTGGCTCCACCGCCCTTGCTTTCTGATTTTTACCTTGCCAAAAGAATATCAGATTGTCCTGTCTCCCCTGTTCCTAACACCCCCTTCACTGGactttgtcttctttctcctGAGCCCACTTGCCAAAGGCATTTGCCTTTGAGACTCCCCCATCATCCAATCCCAAGTAGCAAAAAGAGCTGAGAAGGAGCCCAGAAGTACCCCCAGCATTTTGCCTCCAGATAGATCATGTCCCAAATTTCCTAAAACAATGCACTATTTCCTTCTCTTACAGGAATTTCATCTGTCTTTGAGGGGCCAGCCTCGCTGCCCTTCCAGTCTTTCCTTACATCTAACTCATATCACTCCTGCTGCAATAGAAACGAGCAGTTGGGCTTTGGGAGCATGTAGATAcagttatttctcatttttattttttcttctaagaaGGGGTTGACCAGCGTTTTCTGAAAAGAGCTGGGCAGTATGTGTTTTAGGGTCTGCAGACCAAATGATCTATGTTGCAGATAAGCTCTGCTCCTTCAACACATAAGCAGCCAGAGACCACAGGTAAACAAATGAGCATTGCTGTGTTCCCATAAAGCTTCAAGAGCAAGGGCTGAGCTGCATTTGGCCCATGGGGTGGAGTTCACTGACCCCTGTTCTCAGCAAACCAACTCCCCCTCTGTTACTTCCCAGTGCACACAAGCAGCTCCTTCCATCTGCAGCAGATCTTATGGGCTTCTCCACTCACACAGAGAGCTTCTGTCTACTTCTCTACCAACTTGTGAGCATCCTGAGGGCAGGTCCAGGCCTCATTTGACTCTGCACCCCTGGATAGCACATGGAACTTGACAGAAATGCACACAACACCCAGTCTTATTCTCAAAGTACTTACAGGTTAGTGAGGAAAATATTCTCAACACAGGGATACAAAACAGAGTGACAGGAGGAAGGGAAAGTGGGGAGGAACCAGGAGAATGTACCTCCTATAGACCCAATAGTGACCTTTGAAAAACTtaaggaaacaagaaaaacttAAGTACTTAATTAATCCTGATACCCTAAAGCActcactgaaaaacaaataaacaaacaagcacaaCTGATGCTCTAGAAAACACTGTGGTGGCTTCTCTGCAAAAAAAACAGCATAAATATACCATAAGACCCAGCAATTCAACTCCTAGGAATCTACCTAAGAGAAAAGACAGATTGTGTCTACATGAAGTTCTATGCACAAAGGTCCACGACAGCATTGTTCATAATAGTTTCAAACCAGAAgccacccaaatgtccatcaactgacgaatggatagaTACAATATGGTGTAGCTCTTTCCATGGAATACCATCCAGCAGTAAAAGGAACTACAACGTGGATGAACCTCGAAACATGCAAGGCAAGTCACCAGATTTAAAAATGAGTCCATTTATAGGAAGTGCCCAGAGATGGCAAACTGATGGTGACAGCAGCCTGAGGGATGGGGATGGGAGCAGGACAAATGGTAAATGGACATAGGGGACGTGGTAGGTGATGCAGATGTTCAGCTCCAGCAGCATGGTGATGTGACATCTCCCTGCATTTACTAAAATCACAGAATTATACACTTGTAATTATATGCTTGCAATTTTATGGTGTGCAAATTATATCTCCATAAAGCTGttacaaataacaaaatagaacctGGTGCAAACCATTCTTCTATCCAGGGCCGGGAGATGCTGCACCAAGGGAGGGAGATGAAAATGTTCACTCTTGCTCTAATACATCTAAAGTGACTTTCCCTTGATTCATGTTTCAATCCCACTCAGTTTTAACATCCAGTAACAGCAGAATCCTAAGCACCAGAATCCTAAGAAGACAGATGAAAAAACAGCATCAGAAGGGGAAAGCAGCTCACTTAAGGGTCCACAGCTACTGAGTGGCAGGGCTGGGACTGGAACTCCATTATGCCTGATTCCAGAACCTGTGTTCTTTGCCAAGTTATTTGCTACCTATCCCTCTACCTGCCCTCTGCCTCTACCAACACTTTGGCCCCAGGAAGCAAAGCCTGGTGCTATTGGCACATGGACCAAGAATGCCTTAGCTCCCTTTTCTTCCGTAGCAAAGATGGACCTGCAGGTAGCACCATGTGCCCTCTGCTCCCCTCACCAGTGGGCAGAGGCCTTTACTCATTTAAGTAGCACATTTTGGTCAAGCAATGCTGAACACATGGTGGCATCAGTTTGTCTCTGGAGCACCCAGTGCAAACACCCATCTGGAGGATCCTGGGGTTCAGAAAGCCAGGACTAGAGATGCCCTCAGGTTCAGCTGCATAGGAGGGAGGGGACTCTGCCCGGCCTTGGGCACCAGGAGGCAGAGCATTTCCTCTTCTCTGGTCCCCTTCACCCCAGGTAACCTGAGCTCCTGCTACCTCTCAGACAGGCCAGGCCCATGCCAGTGTCCAGGCTCTTTCAAGACCTGTTCTCTTTACTTGGAACACTGTTGCCTGGACACCAGTCTTGTTCCTTCCATAAGCTTCTTCAGGCCTTTGTGCAAATATCACCCTCTCAGTGAGCCCCTCACCCAGCCACCCCATTTTAAGTTGCAATCTCTCACTCCAGCACTGCTTTCCCTgctcctgttttatttttcttcatggcttctATCACCTCCTGACACCCCATGTATTTTTCCTTTGCCCAGCTTCCCTGCAGGATGTAAGCCTTGTGCAGAAAGGGCATTCTACCTGTCTGGTTCTCTATCTGTAGGGGCCAGAACAGAGTCAGGCAGGTGGTACATGGCAATGATCTTTCCAGAAGGAATTAACAGTCTATGAACAGCATGTCTGTAACTACCACCCAATGTCAAAGAGCAGAGGGGGTCTCTCAGAGCCTAGAGGGAACTACCCAAACCTGCTTTGAAGAGAGAGGAGCCAGTGGAGGAGAAACAGGTAAGGAACAAGTCAGGGGCCCCATGGCCCCATGGAGGAGGCAGCATCGACTCATTTTGTCCAtctcccccgccacacacacacctccccacCGGGGAGTTGCTTGTCTATCCTGTCTCGCCCTCTTGGCCATCTTCTAGGGAGGCCTTCTAAAATCTAGGCTGTATAACACCTCAGGTTGTCACCTAAGGAAGGATAAGAATGGGGCAGGTGTAGATTCTGGGATGTCTCATTCCCTAGGCATTCTAAGATGATGTTCAAGTGCTTGGGTAAAGGATGAAGCCCACATAGGGCATGGCCAGAGCAAAGACATGGTCTGTGACTTGCTGGCACACGGCCTAAACCTGACTTGCCTGGGCCTGGCTCTCTCAACTTGGAGCTGTTCCTTGCCCAGGTCCTCTAGCTTCATGTCCCTCTCCTTGTGATTGGATCTGTTGAGCCCAGTCATATTGACAGGCTTTACACTGCAAGCCTGTGGACACCCAGAGATGAGAGCAGATGCCTGCTATGGTAGCTGGAGACAGTGGCTGACAGATTCTCTATAGAACTTATGATTCTGCCCATTATAAACTGGAATACTTCCCCAAGCTGAGGGAAGCAGGGGGTGAACAAACACAGGCATTACAAGCACAGAAGAGCCAGGCAAGTTGGCTTTGAATTCCGGCCCTGCTGTTCAGCACCGGGTAATCTGAGGCAATCTcttcacctctctgggcctcagtctcctcatctatcaAATGGGATAAGCACTGTGTTCATTGATGGCTGTGAGGACAGAGCATAGCAAAAGCTCGAAACAAATTAGATCTGGTTGTCGCTGCTGTTataaaagaagggaggaagagttGACCCCTAGCGACTCAGGCTGCTCAGGCTGGCTGAAGATCTCCAAGGTGGTCGGAGCCCTGAGGCAGTGGAATTTGCTGGTAATTAAGGGACTAGAAATCCAGCCTTTCTCCTTTGGGTTTCAGAATGATGTAGGCTCAAGAACACCAGCTTGATGGAAACTTCTCAGTGACCATGGGAATTATTCCAAAGAGCGCCTGTCTGGGCTGAGAGTATGACTCTGGAAAGGAGGAAATGGGACCCCAAAGCCACTAAGTCCCCAAGTTTATAATTAACAGACAAGCATTGGCTCTGTCTGTTCTGGAGCCCTGTGGCTCACTAGGGAAGGGCACTGTAGTCACACAAAAATAACCCCCCAGTGGGTTTTTGATGTGTTCAgcctctttgtttttctgaattttaatgaTGGGCTCTCCAGGCAGGATAAGAGAAGCACTCTGGCTCCCTTTGGCCCAGGAGTGGGTCTTGTTAGCTGCAGCAGCCTGCATGGGCAGAGCCAAAGTAGCAGCTAAGAGAGGCTGGCAGGGAGAGGGCCCTGTCCTCAGTCAAGGCGTCTTGgggagaaagcaaaaacaaaaacaagaggcaTCTCTGTTTGGGGAAGAGATGGGGCTCTGCTGGGATCTCAGCCCATGGCGGAAGAGGTCACAGACCAGCAGCTGCTCACAGAACGGTCAGAAGCTCCTAAAGGCAGGGTGAGAACAAGGGGTTCAGTTCCCTAAGGCACTGTGGCAGTCTCAGGGCTGCAAGGCTTGCTGCTCCCAAAGAAAACTGGCAAGGAGGCTCTGGGAACTGTGGCAGAAGGGAATGGGTGGTGCgggcagaggggagaaaggaaagtgCTGTCCCAACAGCCCTGCCAGGAAGGACAAGGGGTCAATGATCATGCTCACAGCTGACTGCTCAGCTCCAGATGCCTGGAAGCACAGCTTCACTAGCAACACTGTTGGCACTAAGGGCCATAGTCATAAAGGCATTGCATCAGTCCTCCTATGCCCCAACGGGCAACTGTCTGTGCCCTCCTGCAGCCCTGCTTCCAAGTCTCCTCCTCCAGGGAACTGCTGTGGCTTCCTGAAAAGTGACAACTACCAGTAGGAGcgcccatcctcctcctcctgcatCAAACTTTCCCTGGTGCTCTTCAACTATGGGGAGCTCAGTGCTCCCATTAGGTTATTTAAAAGCTGCCCTTCTGCCGGGAATggtggggcatggtggtgccGGGCTTGGTGGTGCACCAGCAGAACCCCACCCCTTCCACAAAGTTGCTATAAGAAATAGCAttcgggaagctgaggcaggaaatcaaaagttcacttgaggccaacctggataCAAAgggagatcttgtctcaaaaacaaacaaaaagttgccCTCCTTCACTAGTAATGAATCTTTCCAAAAGGGTactagaaagaaatggaagacgTGCCCACAGAATAAAGccatttattgcatttgaatgaTCCAATGTGGCCTactgaaaataagtattttttattacaaaatattcCATATAAAAATTCTAAGCTGCTTTCAAGCTCCCTTGGTTTTATACTTATTGCATTTATTCAAGTCCAATGCAGAGGTTCTGGGTTCAGGTGGGCTGGGGTGGTCCTTCAGGGTCTTCCTCCTCTGCCTGCAGCAGGTCCCATTCGGTGAGGAGCTCAGAGGACACCTCGGTGTAAAGATGGTCCCAGTCCCAGCCTACATCATCCTGCCAAGAGGAATATCTCTGGGTAAGATGAAGAAAAGCTTCCCCCTTGATTGCAGTCAACTTCCCACGCCATCTGGGCCCCAGGGAGGTGCAGACCAGCCTGGGGAGCCTGCTGGCTGTAGGAGTGATGAGGGTGAGTGGGGAGCTGCTATTTACCTCTCGCACTTCATGTTCTGGCGCAAGCACTTTAGTGAGGAGCTTCAGGTCAATCTCGCCATCCTGTGAATGCACAAAAAGTAAGCTGGGGCCCTCAAGGGCATCGGTAACTATCTCTCACAAAATAAGGGGAggagctatgtgtgttagaactCCCAACACTCAGATCCACAGGGATGTCTGACCAAAGAGTAAAACCATGAGTGGACCACGTGCCACTGAAAAAGGAGGGAAGGCTACAAGGTCCCTCATGCTGGGCACGCTTTGGGGGGAAAGGCAACACCAAATCCACAGGGTGGAAGGCAACAGAGTGGCCACTGGGTGTCAAGTTGCAGCCAGGGAGCAGGTGAGAGCCTGTTTCTGGGAATCCCTGGAATATGGTGGGTCCAGGGATGCTGTGTGATGCCCACGGATAATGCCTCCAGCAGAGATATGGTTGCCAGGCAGTCTCGGGGGCATAGACAAGGTATGCACAGCTTTGGAGGACTGAGAACTCTTTCCACAGAGGCTGCCTAGAGCTCACCGCTCTAAGCACAAGTCATTCTACTCACCAAGGTCTGAAAGGCAGAGTACTTCATGAGGTCATTGTCCAGGTCACGATAGGTCATCACCCGGTTTACCTGGATGCTGAAGGAAAAGACCATGTGAGAAGGAGACAGGCAGGACTGGTTTTGGCTGAGCtactgggctacatccccagaACCCTGAATACAGACAAAATGTCCTAACAGAGTGGGAATAGTACAATGGAGCCCATCACCAGAAAGATCTGGATCCACACTGCAGTCGGCAAGTTCTACCATAGAAGGTACGTAGAGTGTAGTAGTCATGTGTTCTCTGCTTCCTTGCCAATTTCACACTTAACTTAACCTACCTTGGAGGGGATGCCACCTGCAAAATAAAGTCTTCTTCCTGGACATCTTCCAGATCCGGAATGATGGGAAtatctgcaatgagagatgaggcACATCTGTTCGCAGCACACTCAGGGACCCTGCCCGCTTTTCCACTTGTTATTCACCTTCAACACGCCAGCCATGGCTGGGGACTGTGTTTGAATTGACGCTCAGACCCACCTCTGGCCTCTAGGCGCACCGAACTAGGGGTGCACATTAGAATCAAAGGTGGAACTTCAGCAATTTCTGAACCCCAGAACCTACTGAAGGAGAACCTCCTGGTGGGGCTCAGGCACCTGTATCTTCCAGAAAGATTTCTCCAGTGGATTCTGAGGCATGCGCCTGGTTAGCCATGGAGTGGATCTCCACAAAGACATGTAAAGGATGAGAAGGAACTCCCAGCACTGGGAGGTGGGCTTATATTAGGGCAGAAGAAAGAGGGGGAGGAACTGATGAATGGGCCTGGCGTGGTGAGAGACAGAACTGAAGATGTAAAGTCATTAGAGTGCCACCTGCTCATGATCAAGACCTGCACACGGTTAGCCTTTGAAAGCAATTGTCCAGTCCTGGTCACGGTGTTTTACCTCTAGCTGAAGGACATTTTACACCGAATGATATAACTTAGCTCCTCAACATTACCTCACTTGCCGGGTCTGATAGAACACAGTGCTGATTCCAAGCACCACACTTCTCTCGCGGTCTCATGgaggttttccttttttgaacTCTCCAGACATGATTCCAAACACGTGCAGAGACATAAGGCCATTTCTTCCATCAGTCTCATGTCAGGGAATAGGGAAACTGAGAGACAGCATGTCACTTCATTGTGGCTACTTAAGCAACTTGCCATCTTCTCATTGGGACAAACCAACACCCTAAAGAAACACTCCTCCAAATGAGTGTCCCTGCCTAGTTGAGGGGTTTTGTTTTAAtcaatcaaagaaagaaaaataagaggtgGGGTAGGAAAAAAGGCCACATGGGTGGGATTGAGTTGATTCGGGGTTTCCaaataaaccacaaaaacaaaaggtaGAAAAATCCCAGCGAGGAGACTGGACCCTTCGTTTCTGCTTCCATGGACTGAACTCagtattatttctaaataaggcACAAAAATCACTCCAAGAACAGCTGGGAAGGCTCTTGCCACTTATAGCCTATTCATTATTTAGACTTTCAGAGTGCTCTGGTCAAGCTAAGCCATAGTATATAAATGTCGGTCCAAGCCTGGTGTCTTTATTATTTGACTGCAGACTCACAGATGTGcctggaaagacagagagaggggggaaggggcaggaggagacacagaaaataaaatgtgagagaaagacaggcagagaaagaaatagtGAAAAGGGATAAAAATAAAGTGCTGATGGGGGAAATAAAGAAGTCACAtacaccacccccaaaataatgaGGCACACTGCAAGTCCTACATCTAGAAAGAAGCTGTTCAAAGCTTAAATTCGATCTTCCTGTCCTGCTAGAGAATTAGGGATGGAAttcactgagattccatttcttATGCTAATAGAAATTTAGCTTTCTTTTCTACTGTCCTTCTCAGTGATTAATACAGTCCATTGTATAGGCTGCTGACAATGCCGCTCACTCCCTAAGCCCAGGGCAAGTGTGGCTCCGACTGTGAGACAGGTACGGATCCTGCACAGGGACTGGGAGAAAGCTGGCTGTGCCACATGCTATCGGCAGTGTGACAGTTTTGGAGTGAGCCAGTTAGCTCACTGTTGGCTCTCCTTGGGGCATGGAGTCCAGCCTGAGATGAATATTCAGAAGTTGGTAAGAAAATACCCCATGCTGAGTTTGGGGCTCAGGAAGGGGTCTCCCCAAACTCCCCTTTCTCTCTACAACTTTAGCATTTGGGTCCTGTCAACTCTGCCCAGTGTCTTCAAGCTCAGAGGAATTGCACTTCTGCCCAATGTCCACTCTCACTTCCCATGGGTTTCCCTCTTGCTCCCTACCCCCTCCTCCAAATGTGCACAAAAGAGCGTGGGGCTGGCCCATCTGTGACAGATCAGAGGTCAGTGCAGGCCTTGGCAAGGGGGCTGCTCAGAGTGGCACTGGTGGGGCTGGCCACACAGTGGGATTTCTCTCTAATTGGAAGCCTGGTGGCCAGAAGAACCCAGTGAACCGCCTGAGTGGGACAGAGCCAGCGATGACAGCCAGGCCAAGGCAAGCTGGAACATTCCGGTGCAGTGACAGCTTGAGCCATCGCAGCAGAGGCAGGCCATCCAATTCCCAGCCCCCAGTGGAACAGGTGGCTGTGGAGCAGGTTTTGGGCAAACTTCAAAGAACTTCACAATTTTACAGTTTCTGATTTACAATCACAGTGCTTGCTTATGTGTACATAATATGTTTTGGagaactgtttttctctttctctccttcccttcccccaacctgTCCTGTCACATATACTATGAATAAacctaggaaaaagaaaatggacttCAGAACCTGCTTCTGCACCTGCAGAGATGTACCCTGCACACACAGCCTGGTCACCCAGTCTCACTCAGGCTACCCTAGAGCAGAGTTCTAACacagacagagaggaagagaggagttgGTTTGTTACTATTAAGAAGctaaaactatttttgtttttatttatctgcaGTGCTGGGAACCGAACCAAGGGCTTtgcatgttaggcaagagctCAACCACTGCGCTACATTCCCAGTCCATCTACCACTATTTTAAGATCCAATCATGATGTCTATTttgtcctccttttcttccctgtAGCTATTACTTGAAGAACACTGGCAGCAGGAGTGAGGGATGCAGCATAGTGTGTAGAACTGCTGCTCAGTAGGCAAGAGCACAGGCCCAGCAAGCAGGTCCAAATGCTGGCTCGCTCCACCACGTCTTGTGTGGCTTCATcccctttgtgcctcagtttgtTCACCCCTAAAATGAACACCATTATTACCCCTGCTTTGTACTTTATCATTAAGTACAGACTGTAAAAACCTTCATAAAATACTAAGCACTGTGCTCACTACATAATACTCAGTAACAATTCTTATTCATTGAATAGATACTATAATATTGAGCATGCAGAAAACTATGTGGGCCtaccttcattttctcatttaattctacCCAGTGATGATCATTTTTCAGAAGAGAACATGGAGGCAAAGCAAGATTAAGCAGCTTGAGCGAGGTGAAACCATTAATAATGGACACAGCCAGGCATCCCAGGCAGCTGTGGTGGCTCTCGCCCACccctttcttttcaaatataaaatgctgTGAGGACATCTCCTCCAGTAGAGGGCTCAGACGCTGACTACAGTTGGACAGCATTCTTTTTTGCCTAAGACTGAATGTTCTGTTCCTGGTATTTCTCTACATAAGTAAGCTAAGTCCCTTTCTCCATCAAATGCCCTAACTTGCTACTGTCCTCAAGGCCACATGGAACAGAATGGTAAAAGTACACCCACACCAGAGAACCCAGAGACTCTACCCCATCACCAAGTCTCACTAAACTAGCTCCAAGGAGGATGAGGTGGCTGGGTAAACTCCAACAGCTCAGAGAAGGGGTAAGGGGAAGGACAGCTGTGGTGGCTGCAGTGCCCTCTCATCCCTCATCTTCTGTTCAGTGCTGTGGCACAGGCAGAGCCATTTCACACATGGCATCTGCTGTGTGGCCCCAGCTCAGACCAAAGGGTCCTTAAACTAAAGGGTCCTTCTGTGCTTTGGGTGTTCTCTCCCTGCCTGTTAGCCACCTCACAAGCTGTTCAAGATGCTCTTCTGCCTCACGTGGTGTCTAGCTAGCCACACTGTTGGAATCCCCATTTGTTCCTTCGTTtactcactcatttattcatttgaggAGTGCTGACTGAGCTCCCACCACATTTGCTTTGTGGTGCCTATAATAGCAGCAAATAAAGAGATTTGGTCCTGGGCTCCATGGAACACCAGTCACATGGAGGATAATAAACGAAAGTAAACGTCCTGCTTACAAATTCAAACATGAACTAGGAGAGAAACTAACTGGATTAAGTCTGTGACAGCTAAAACCAGGGAGActtaattgctttatttttctaaagtaaaaGCAGCTATAGGTATTACAAATTCAAACACTGCAGAAAAGTTTAACATGGAGATTTCCCTTCCTTCTATGAGTTCCAGTGATCTCCCTACAGGCAGTTAATTCCTTGTACATATTTACTTAGAAGAACTTATGTATATCTCTGCGCATctgtccttttaaaaatgtttgcaaataggGCCATGTTATATGTGCTGTTCTGCAACTTCTGTCCTTACATCCACCCATATCTGTGACCACCTACTATTCTACTGCACGAATGCTCCATAATGCATTTAACCCAGTCCAGTGCAGATATAATTTAGAATCTGCAGCACGGGATGAGGAGTTAGGGAGCTCTCTCTGATTGAGGGACAGAGCAGCTGCAAACTGAAGGAGAAGCAGGACTAAGCCAGGCAGGAACAAGGTGCTCAGAGGTGAGAAGTAACTTGCAACCCTGGAGAATCTGAAGGTAGGCTGGGGCAGCTGGACTGTGGGGCCCAGGAGAGTGGCAGCAGAATAGAGAGCTTGGGGTGCTGGCAAGGAAGAACTTGCGTGGCTGGGGAACAGGTACAGCATGCCTCCAACACAAGATGCTTCCAAGGCACATTACAGGGAACTAAGATGGACCAAGAGTGGCAAAGCTGCAAAGGGAGGCtccctatataaaaaataataaat
Protein-coding regions in this window:
- the Ift43 gene encoding intraflagellar transport protein 43 homolog; translation: MEDLLDLDEEWRRNSAFSGAKMGRRAQQESAQAENHFSSKNSSLTLTGEAPPPKPPRRQGGWADASVKVSKLGRKASEEIEDHRLRQQSLYGSDDGGDIPIIPDLEDVQEEDFILQVASPPSIQVNRVMTYRDLDNDLMKYSAFQTLDGEIDLKLLTKVLAPEHEVREDDVGWDWDHLYTEVSSELLTEWDLLQAEEEDPEGPPQPT